In the genome of Devosia rhizoryzae, the window GCGCGTTTCGAGATGGTAGAACAAGATTTCGGCCATGTCGTCACCATATCGCCGCCGAGGCGGGCACGCCAGCGACGGAATTGGGCCGCAGCCATTGTTCAGCCGCATAAAGTGCAGCAAGGTGCGCGCGAGTCGAAGCCGAGAAGTCCTGCCCGCCAATGAAAAAACTGACCGCCTATCTGGCAAGGCTGTTCGTGACCGACGCGGCGATCCTCTTCGGGATCGTGTGCTTCCTTCTTTGGCTAGTCAATTGCCTGCGTCAGTTCGAGGTGGTGTCGGTCAAGGGCCAGGGCTTTGCCACGCTGGCGGTGCAGGCGCTTTATACGATGCCGCCGCTGGCGCTCTCGTTTTACTATATCTGCATCGGCATCGGCATGGTGCGGGCGCTGACGGCGCTGCAGGCAAGCCATGAGCTGCACATCATCCATACCGGCAAGGGGCTGGGCGGGTTGTGGCGGGCAGCGGCGGTGACGATCAGCGCATCCGTCCTTGTCGTGCTGTTGTTGGCGCATTGGCTTGATCCCTGGGCCAACCGGCAGCTCAACCAGCTCAACGCCCAGGTGGCGGCGGACCTTGTGAGTTCATCGTTAAAGCCGGGGCGGTTCACGCAGGTGACGCCTGGCGTCGTGCTCTTGATCGGCGGGCGCGAGGAAGGCGGAGTGATCGACGAATTCTTCGCCGACGACCGCCGCGATCCCGAGACGCGGCGCACCTATATTGCGGACTCGGCGCGGGTCATGGCCAATGGCGACGATTACCTGCTGCAGCTCAGCAATGGAACGCTGCAATATACCGAACTCGACGGGCGCTTTTCGGAAGTGCGGTTTGCGAGCTACGACATCAGCGTCGACAGCCTTAGCCAATCGGCAGCCTGGTTTGATCCGCTGGCGGAGCGGGATAGTTTCGACTTGATTGCAGCCGGGGACTGGAACTCTGACGTGATCAAGCGTCTGCTCGACCGGTCGGCCGAAGGCTTGCGTGTCGTGGGCCTGTGCCTCCTTGTACTGGCGATCGCGGGTTTCCCGAGCGGCAACCGGACGCGGATCAAGCTGCCGCTCGAGGCGCTGGTGATGATCGTTTCTTTCGGAGAGCGCGGTATCAGCGCCTATAGCCCGCTTGGAACGGGGACGGGAGCGATCCTTCTTATCGTCTCAGCGGTGGCGATCCTGACATGGCGGGTCTGGCCGAGGCGGCCTGTGCCGATGGTGGCAGCATGAACCATATCGACCGCCTTGTGCTCGGCCGGCTTGCGACACGCATCGGCGCAACCGTCTTCATCTTCTATGGGCTGATCGCGCTGGTCGAGTCGCTCGACACGTGGCGGTTCACCTATGTGTCGGAGCAAAGGGGCTTCGCCATGGCGCTCCTGATGGTCGCGATGAGCGCGGTGCGCTGGACCATCAAGACCTTGCCGGTGACGGTGTTGATGGGAGCGATCCTGGGGCTTGCCGACCTCAAGGCAAAGCATGAGCTGACCGTCATCAAGGCGAGCGGCATTTCCATCTGGCGCGTGCTGCGCGCGCCTGCCCTGGTGCTGATCGTCATCAGCTTCTTTATCGGCATCGGGGCCGAGACGCTGAGCACGCAGATCAACCGCGAGCTGGCCCCTACCCCGCCCGGCCAGGTGGCACAGCTGACGCCTCCCGGGGAAACCTGGCTGGAACAGGAAGGCGATGGCGGAACCCATTACGTGATTATGGCGCGCAGCATGTCGCCGGGCGGCACCAATCTGGGTGACGTGACTATCTTTCACCTGGGTGAAAGCGAGGTGCCCCGGCTCGAAGCGCCCGAGGCCATCCTCGAAAATGGGCATTGGCGGCTGTCGACTGCCTCCGCTCGGTCGCCGGACGGCCCGGCACGGACACTCCGAGACGTCGAAATCCCGACCAGTTCGACCGCAGCGGAAATCCGGCTCAAGCTTGCTTCCACCGAAGACATGACCTTTTTCGAAATCGCAACGCTGTTGCAGCGCGGGGTGAGCGATCCGGCGATACGTTCCGCGACGACCATGCGCCTCGTTAAGCTCCTGGCGCTGCCGCTGGTGCTGACGGGATCGTTGCTGATCGCCTTTGCCTTCACGGCTGGGTTCAGTCGCAACAAGCAGCTTGGCGCCTCGGTGCTCTACGGCATCACGCTGGGGTTTGTTGTCTTCGTCATCACCGAAATGGCTGACCGGGCGGGCACGACCGGGGTGCTGGACCCGGTCTTTGCCGCAGTAGGACCCGCCGTCGTGGCGATCGTCATCGGGGTTACCGTGCTGCTGCACAAGGAAGACGGGCTCATCTAGCTGTTGCGGGCTCTAATTCGGATTTTGGCCGCAATCGTCGAGCAATTGACAGCAAAGAGCGGACGCCGCATTGAAGGCGTGAGTAAGGGGCAGACCTAAGCCATGAAATTTGCAGATCTTCGTCGCGCCACCGGCGCCATCCTGATCGGGGCCGTGCTGGCCATGAGCACTGCGGGCGCTGCCATGGCTGCCACCGTGGTTACGGTCAATGGCGAACCGATCACCGACGTGCAGGTCGACCAGCGCTTGCGCCTGTTCACCATGGAAGGCAATCAGACCGGCCGTGCCGGTGCGCAAAAGCAGCTGATCGATGAAGCGATCCAGATGCAGGAGGCCAAGCGGCTGGGCATCAATGTGTCCAATGCACAGGTCGATGACGCGCTTCTCCAGATCGCGCGCAACATGCAGCTTAGCCGTGACAAGCTGCTCGATCTCTTGCAGCAGGGCGGCATCAACAGCACCACGCTGCAGGACCGCCTGCGTGCTGCCATCGCCTGGAACGGCGTGGCCGAAACGGCAGTGATGTCGCAGGTGCAGATCTCCGAGCTCGATCTTGATCAGCAGGCTGCGGCAAAGGTCCAGGATTTCCAGAACTTCGACTATATCCTCAAGGAAGTAATCTTTGTGGGGGGCGGCGGCCGTTCGGCCCAGGCCAACAAGTATCGCGCCAGCTTTGCCGGCTGCGATAGCGCGGTCGACCTGTCGCTGGCTTACAACGATGTTGCCGTCGTCGATGTCGGCCGGCGCCATGCGACACAGATGCCCGATGCTCTGGCCAAGGAACTCGCCGGCCTCAATGTCGGCGGCATCAGCAAGCCGCGCGTAGTCGAGACTGGCGTTTCCATGTTGGCCGTCTGCGAAAAAGTTCAGGCGGAAGACCTGACCTTCGTCAAGGGCGGGTTGCGCGAAGAAGCTGGTGGCGCCGCGTACGAAGAGCAGGCCGCGGCCTATCTCGAACGGCTCCGCGCCCAGGCCAAGATCATCTACAACTAATCTCCGGGCGGCTGCGGCCGCCCTTCTTGTTGCAGCAGCCGCGGCATGACGCGGCTGCATCTGTTTGGGGGCTGGCCATGGTGCCACTGGCCGTGAGCATGGGCGAGCCGGCGGGCATCGGCCCCGACTTGATCCTGCAGCTTTACGCGCGGCGCGCCGAACTGGCCCTGCCCCCCTTCATGGTCTTCGGCCATGCGGGCTTTCTGTCCTCGCGCGCCAAGCGGCTGGGACTCGACCTCCATTTCACCGATGCCGTGTCCGATTTCGCCCAAGCCATGCCAGTTCGCCACATCGACGGCGACGTGGTCGACCTGCCCGGCGAGGTCCATGTTCCCGCCGGCTCGGTGGTCATCCGCGCCATCGAGCAGGCGGTGGCGGCGACCCTTGCCGGCGATTGCCGCGCCGTCGTGACAGCGCCGATCCACAAGGGTGCGCTCTACGAGACCGGCTTTTTCTATCCCGGCCATACCGAGTTTCTCGCCGCCCTCTGCGCCGAAGATGGCGAGGAACCGCTGCCGGTGATGATGCTGGCGCATGAGGATTTGCGTACCGTGCCGCTGACCATCCATGTGCCGCTCAAGGACGTGCCGGCGCTGATCAATCGCGAGTTGATCCTTGAAACGCTCGGCGTCATGGCGCGCGACCTACGGGCGCGGTTCGGCGTCGCGCATCCCCGCATCGTCGTGTCTGGCCTAAACCCCCATGCTGGGGAAGGCGGAGCCATCGGGCGCGAGGACATGGAGATCATCGCGCCAGCTATCGAGGCGGCACGGGCAGCCGGGATCGACGCCGTCGGCCCCCTGCCCGGCGACACGTTGTTTTATCCGCCGCACTGGCGGCAATATGATGCGGTGCTTGCCATGTATCACGATCAGGCGCTGATCCCGATCAAGACCGTTGCCTTCGACGCCGGCGTCAATGTCACGCTGGGCCTACCCATCGTGCGCACCTCGCCCGATCATGGTACGGCCTTTGGCTTGGCGGGCACAGGCAAGGCTTCGGCGGCAAGCATGCTCGCGGCCTTGCGGATGGCAGATGAAATGACAACAAAACCATGAGCCAGATCGACAAGCTTCCCCCCTTGCGCGAAGTGATCGCTACACACGGCCTGCGCGCCAAGAAGGAGCTGGGGCAGAACTTTCTGTTCGATCTCAACCTTACCGCGCGTATTGCCCGGGTCGGTGGATCGCTCGACGGCGTGCGCGTCATCGAGGTGGGCCCGGGCCCGGGCGGGCTGACGCGGGCCCTCCTTGCCGAAGGCGCGCGCGAGGTCATCGCCATCGAACGCGACCCGCGTGCCTTGCCGGCATTGGCCGAAATCGCCGAAGCCTATCCCGGTCGGCTGACGGTCATTGCCGGCGACGCCATGGAGATGGATTACCCGCTTCTTGCCGACGGCCCGACGCGGATAATCGCCAACCTGCCCTATAATATCGGCACGCAGTTGCTCACGGGCTGGCTCACCATGGAGCCGTGGCCGCCCTTCTTCGAAAGCCTGACGCTGATGTTCCAGCGCGAAGTGGCCGAGCGCATCGTGGCGCAGCCGGGCGACGACGCTTATGGGCGCCTCGGCGTCCTTGCCGGCTGGCGGACCGAGGCGCGGATCGCCTTTAATGTCGGGCGCCAGGCCTTTGTGCCGCCGCCCAACGTCACCTCCGCCGTGGTGCATCTTGTGCCCAAGCCGGTGGAAACGGACCTTCCGGTCAAGCATGTCGAACAGGTCACCAGGGCTGCCTTCGGACAGCGCCGCAAAATGGTGCGGCAGTCGCTGAAGTCGCTCGGCGTGCCGGTCGAGGGCCTGCTGAAGGCGGCGGGGCTAGAGGGTGACGAACGGGCCGAAGAGCTGCCGATCGAGGCATTTCTGGCAATGGCGCGGGCGCTGCCGGGGCTGAGGTAGTCCCCTCTTCTCCCTCCCCTGGAGGGGGAGGGTAGCGAAGCTTGGCGCCGATAGGCCTTAGCGCAGCTGGGTGGGGTGGGGCCGAGAACTCCGCTCCCGGGGCCCCACCCCACCCTCAGTCCTCCCCCTCAAGGGGAGGGAGGTGCAGTAGCCGAGGCTTCTGGAGTGGGGAGGGGTTGAACAAACACCAGCCGCAGCGCCACCAGCAGCGCTAAGGCCGCGGCGCCGCCGCACACGCTCAACACCCCGGCCCAGCCCCACGCCGTCCAGGCATAGCCCCCGAGCGTGCCCAAAACACTGGCGCCAAGATAATAGAAGACGAGGTAGATCGCCGACGCCTGCGCCCTGCCCGTCTGCGCGCGTCGTGTGACCCAGGCGCTGGCAATGCCGTGGGCGGCGAAGAAGCCGATGGTCGCGATGGCGAGGCCCAGGATGATGACCGGGGTGGAGGGAATGGCGGTGATCGCCATCCCCAGGCCCATCACCGCCACCAGCGCCCAGAACACTTTGCGGCGGCCGAGTCGCTGCGACAGGCCGCCGGCCCAGGTCGAGCTGGCGCTGCCGAGGAGATAGACCAAAAAGATCGCGGCAATGGCCGAGTGGCTGAGGAGGAATGGCGGCAGTGCGAGGCGAAAGCCGGCATAGTTGTAGAGGGTGACGAAGCCGCCCATGAGGAGGAAAGCGCTGGCAAAAAGCCAGGGCAGCGCGGCGTCCTGGAAGGTCGCGCGGCAGCGGCGCAGCAGTTCGCGAAGGCTGATCGGGTCGCGGAGGAAGGCGCGCGGCTGCGGCAGGAGGACAGCGACGGCGATGGCGGCGAGGACGATCAAGGCCGCGAGAATGCCGGTGCCTAGCCGCCAGCCGAGCCAGTCCGAGAGCACGCCTGAAATGACGCGACCGGCCATGCCGCCAAGCGCGGTGCCGCCAATATAAAGGCCCATGGAAAACCCCAGCGCGTCAGGGTCCATTTCTTCGGAGAGATAGACCATGGCGACGGCCGGTACGCCGGCAAGTGATATGCCCATCAGGGTGCGAAGGGTAATTAGCTGCCACCAGACCTGGGTAAAGGGCAGCAACATGCCGAGCGCTGCGGTTGTCAGGAGAGCGCCGACGATAAGGCGACGGCGGCCGAGGCGGTCGGCGAGCATCGAGGCCGGGATCAGCGCGACGGCCATGGTCGCGGTCGTGGCCGAGAGCGCGAGCGAGGCCGTACCGGCGTCGCGCACCCAATATTGGGCGAACATGGGCAGCAGCGGCTGCACGGAATAGAGCGAGGCGAACACCGAAAAGGCGGCAAGAAAGAAGGCGATGTTGGCCCGCAGGAACTGGGGCGTGCCGCGGCGGATGGCTGGCGCGGCCGCCTCCATCACGCCGATCCGATCTGGTTCTGCAGGTCGCGCACGAAGCTTTCAAGGTTCAGCTGGCGCTCACGTTCCAGCCGGGCCGAAGACAAGATTGAGCGCATGCGGGCGACCGACTGCTCGAGATCTTCGTTGACGATGACGTAGTCGTATTCGCGGAAATGCTCCATCTCGATGCGGGCATTCTTGAGCCGCTTTTCGATAGTGCCGACGCTATCCTGGGCGCGGCGCTCGAGACGGGCGCGCAATTCCTTGATCGAGGGCGGCAGGATGAAGACCGTGACCATGTCCTCGCGCGCTTTTTCGTAAAGCTGCAGCGTGCCCTGGTAGTCGACGTCGAAAAGGATGTCGTTGCCGGCGGCGAGCTGTTCCTCGACCAAGGCGCGCGGCGTGCCATAAAAATTGCCGTGCACTTCGGCGGATTCGAGCAGTTCGCCATCGCGGCGCATTTTCTCGAAGGTCGGGACGTCGATGAAATGGTAGTGCTTGCCATGCACTTCGTCGGTGCGGCGGGCGCGGGTGGTCACCGAAACCGAGAGCTTGATATTGGGATCGGCGCCGAACAGCGAGCGCGAGATCGACGACTTGCCGGCCCCCGATGGCGACGCAATCACCAGCATCACGCCGCGGCGCTGAAATTCCATGGGAGGCACTCTGGCTCGAAAGAAACTGCTGGCTTAGTTGCGCGATCGCCGCCCCGAGGTCAAGGCGGCGAATGCGTGGCTATTGCGGCGCGTCGGCAGCTTCCTGGGCCTCCAGGGCCTGGCGCGCGGTTTCGGCCTCGGCTTCGGACTGCGCCGCAGCCTCGGCGGCAATCTCGCGGTAGCGCGCGACATTCTGCTGATGATCGGCATAGGTCTCGGCAAAGACGTGGCCTTCGCGCGGCGTCGCGCCCTTGGCGACGAAGTAGAGGTAGTCGTGCTCGTCCGGGTTGGCGACCGCGCGTAGCGCATCGATGCCGGGATTAGCGATCGGCGTCGGCGGCAGGCGGTCGATCTGGTAGGTATTATAGGGCGTCTGCGCCTCGATCTCGGAGCGGCGTATACCGCGATCGAGCGTCGATTGGCCCAGGGTAATGCCATAGATGATGGTCGGGTCGGACTGTAGGCGCATGCCTTCCCGCAGGCGATTGACAAAGACGGCGGCTACCTGCGGGCGCTCGGTCGCGACGCCGGTTTCCTTTTCGACGATCGAGGCAAGAATCAGCAGTTCCGCAGGCGAGTCGAGCGGCAGATCGGGCTCGCGCGTTTCCCACACTTCGGCAAGTGCCTGCGTCATGGCCACTTGCATCTTGTCGAGCACCGACTGGCGCGTGTCGCCCGGCAGATAGTCATAGGAACCGGGGAGGATCGAGCCTTCCTGCGGCAACTGGTCGATGCTGCCGGTGAGTTGGTCGTCGTCGTTGATGCGATCGACCGCCTGCCAAACGGTCCAGCCTTCGGGGATGGTCACCGCATAGCGCAGCGGATTGCCGGTGGTGAGTTCCTTGAGAATATCGGACATGCTGGCATTGGCCGCGATGTTGAAATCGCCGGCCTTGACCACCGAACTGTCTTCGACCCGGCTGCCGAACTGGCTGAAAATCAGAGAATTGCTGACGAAACCCTGCTCTTCGAGGCGCTGCGCGATGGTCGAAAGCCCGTTGCCCGACTCGACGCGGAAGACGCGCTGCTCAGGATTGGGGCCTTCGCCGTAATATTGCGAGGCGACGAAGAAGGCGCCGCCCCCGACCACGACCAGACCAATGACCAGCAGGGTCAGGAAGGCATTGAGCACATCTACCAAGCCATTGCCCGAGCGCCGGCGACGGCGAACCTTGCGATCATTCATATCTGCGCTTTTCCAGCCTGGGTCGCGTTCAGCGCGACTGATTTGGTCTTCTGGCGCCAAACTGTGGCGAAGCGTCGGCAAAAACAAGGGGCACATCGCTTGGCTAGCGATGTGCCCCTCTTGAATCGTGGAAAACGCTTAGCTGATCTTGCGCATCACCAGGGTGGCGTTGGTGCCGCCAAAGCCGAAGCTGTTGTTGAGCGCGACGTTGATCTCTTTTTTCTTGGCCACATGCGGCACAAGATCGATCTCGGTTTCGACGGACGGGTTGTCGAGGTTGAGCGTCGGTGGCGCAACGCCATCGCGCATGGCCAGAAGGCAGAAGATCGATTCGACCGAACCGGCAGCACCCAGAAGGTGGCCGATCGCGGACTTGGTCGAGCTCATGGTTGCCTTGGGTGCAGCATCGCCAAGGAGGCGGGTCACTGCGCCAAGTTCGATCTCGTCGCCAAGCGGCGTCGAAGTGCCGTGTGCGTTGATGTAGTCGATCTCGGCGGCCGGAATGCCGGCGCGCTTAAGCGCGGCTTCCATCGCACGGAAACCGCCATTGCCGTCGGGTGCCGGAGCGGTGATGTGGTAGGCATCGCCCGAGAGGCCATAGCCGATGATCTCGCCATAGATCTTGGCGCCACGCGCCTTGGCGCGCTCGTAGTCTTCGAGCACGACAATGCCGGCGCCCTCGCCCATGACGAAACCATCGCGGTCCTTGTCATAGGGGCGGGAAGCAGCGGTCGGATTGTCGTTGAAGCCGGTCGACATGGCGCGGGCGGCAGAAAAGCCGGCCAGCGACAGGCGATTGACGCAGCTCTCGGTACCGCCGGCAACCATCACGTCGGCATCGCCCAAGGCGATTAGACGCGCGGCATCGCCAATGGCGTGCGCGCCGGTCGAACAGGCGGTGACAACGGAGTGGTTCGGACCCTTGAGCCCGAAGCGGATCGAGACCTGGCCGGAGGCCAGGTTGATCAGGCGGCCCGGAATAAAGAACGGGCTGATGCGGCGCGGACCCTTCTCGTGAAGGGTGATCGACGCGTCATAGATGCCGCCGATGCCGCCAATGCCCGAGCCGATCAGAACGCCGGTGCGCTCCTGCTCTTCGGGGGTCTTGGGCTCGACGCCGGCATCCTGAATGGCCTGGGTCGCTGCTGCCATGGCATAGACGATGAAATCGTCGACCTTGCGCTGCTCCTTGACCTCCATCCACTCGTCGGGGTTGTACTTGCCATCGGCATAGTCCCCGAGCGGAATGCGGTGGGCGATCTGGCAGGCAATGTCGTCGACTTGGAAGTCGTCGATACGCTTGGCGCCACTCTTTCCGGCAAGGATGTTGGCCCAGGTGGGCTCAACACCGCAACCAAGAGGCGTGACAAGCCCCAGACCGGTTACAACGACTCGACGCAATTCCATGGTCAGCGGCCCAGCTCCAAAATCAGCTGGTTGCCTTGGTCAGGAAGGAGACCGCATCGCCGAAGGTCTGGATGGACTCGGCAGCGTCGTCCGGGATTTCGACCGAGAATTCTTCCTCGAAAGCCATCACCAGTTCGACCTGATCGAGCGAATCGGCACCCAGATCGTCGATGAAGCTGGCCTTTTCGGTGACCTTCTCGGCATCCACATTGAGGTGTTCCACAACGATCTTGCGGACCCGATCAGCGACATCGCTCATGTTTGACTTCCCTTTTTAGAAATCGAGGTTTCGTTTCGCTTCTTATTGGCGCGACGCCAATTCATCAAGCGCAGTTTGGCTTTCCGAACCAATCTATGCGGCCTATTTTGCGCCCGCAAGCAGTCCGGGAGGGGTAAACGCGGCGCGGCGTAACATGTTTCATGGGTCGAGACCAGCCGCGCAAAAGGGTTTGCGCGGCTTTCACCCAGATCAGATCATCGCCATGCCGCCGTTGACGTTAAGAGTGTGGCCCGTGATGTAGGCCGCCGCGTCGCTGGCGAGGAAAACGGTGCAGGCAGCGATTTCCTGCGCCGTGCCGAGGCGGTTCATCGGCACGGTGCCCAGAATCGCTTCGCGCTGCTTGTCGTTGAGCTCGTCGGTCATTGCCGAGGCGATGAAGCCGGGCGCGATGGAGTTCACCGTGATGTTGCGCGAGGCCACCTCATGGGCCAGCGCCTTGTTCATGCCGATAAGCCCGGCCTTGGAGGCGGCATAGTTCCCCTGCCCCGGATTGCCGGTGACGCCGACCACCGAGGAAATACCGATAATACGGCCCCAGCGCTGCTTCATCATGCCGCGAAGGCAGGCGCGGTTGAGGTGGAAGGCTGCAGTCAGGTTAACGGCTATAACGTCATCCCACTCCTCATCCTTCATGCGCATGAAGAGATTGTCGCGCGTCATGCCGGCATTGTTGACCAGGATATCGAGCCCGCCCATGGCCTGTTCGGCGGCCGGCACGAGCTTATCGACCTCGTCGAGCTTGGAGAGGTTTGCCGGCAGGATCGGGCAGTCTTTCCCGATCTCCTTGGCCGTATCTTCCAGCGCGCCGACGCGCGTGCCTGAAAGCGCCACCGTCGCTCCGGCAGATGCCAGGGCCTTGGCGATCTCGCGGCCGATACCGCCGCTGGCGCCGGTGACGAGAGCGCGTTTACCTGTCAGATCAAACATTTATGCGGTCCTTTGCAGACACTGATTCAAGCGCTTAGGAATTGATCGAGGCGACGAAAGCGTCGATGTCGGCAGGCGAACCGATGGCCTGTGCGGTGACTTCGGGCGCAATGCGCTTGGCAAGGCCGGTCAGCACCTTGCCCGTGCCGAGTTCGACAAGCGTGGTGATGCCGCCAGGACCTGCAAGCCAGGTGACGCTTTCGGTCCAGCGCACGACGCCGGTGACCTGCGCCACGAGGTGGTGGCGAATCTCGGCCGGGTCGGTGATCGGCACGGCCAAAACGTTCGCCACCAGCGGCACCACGGGCGCCTGCATCTCGACTTCCGCAAGCGCCGCCTGCATGGCGTCGGCGGCCGGTTGCATCAGCGAACAATGGAAGGGCGCGCTCACCGGCAGCAGCAGGGCCCGCTTGGCGCCCTTGGTCTTGGCGATCTCGACCGCGCGTTCGACAGCGGCGGTGCCGCCCGAGACCACGACCTGGCCTGGCGCATTGTCATTGGCGACGTCGCAAACTTCGCCCTGAGCGGCTTCGGCTGCAACGGCCTGAGCCGTCTGCAGATCAAGCCCCAGCAGCGCCGCCATGGCGCCATGACCCACGGGCACGGCCTTCTGCATGGCCTGTCCGCGGGTGCGCAGCAAGCGCGCTGCGTCGGTCAGCGTGAAGGTGCCGGCAGCGCAGAGTGCGGAATATTCACCCAAGGAATGACCGGCAACGAACTGCGCATGGTCATTGAGCGTCACGCCCTTGGCTTCGAGCACCCGGATCACGGCCATGCTCACCGCCATCAGGGCCGGCTGGGCATTTTCGGTCAGGCGCAGGATGTCCTCGGGGCCTTCGAACATGGTGGCCGAAAGGCGCTGGCCCAGGGCTTCGTCGACCTCCTGGAAAACGGCGCGCGCTTCGGGATAGGCCGCGGCCAGATCCTTGCCCATGCCAACGGCCTGGCTGCCTTGGCCCGGAAATGTGAAAGCCATGCTGGCCATGACGCGTCTCCCTTCTAGATCAATCTGACAAGCCGATGCCGGCCTGTCCAGTTGCGGCGCGTTTGAACGGGACTGTGTGGCGGTGTCAAGGCGGGTCGCCTCGCGCCGCCACACTGGATGCTATTGAAGGCCGAGCGCTTCGCGCGTGGTGCGTTCGGCGTCATCGCCCGCCGCCTTGATCTCGGCCTCGCTCTGCCCAATCAAGCGCGCCGCATTTTCGGCCGTTGCCCGTGCCGCCGCCACCGCCTGCACCTTTGCCTCTGCCGTCATGTCAGCCGCGCCATTGCGCAGATCGTCGATCGCCTGCTGCCCGTTCGGCACCTGGATCTGCACCGTCGACGAACCATCCGGCTGGCGCTGCACGGAAACGGCGTCGTCGGGATCGTCGCCACAGGCGGCAAGGGCGAGTGCGGGGAGAACTGCGAGGGGATAGAGCCAGGCTTTCAAGTTCATGGTCAGACCTTTATGAGTGTCGGTGATCGTCTGAACGCGCCATGAGGCGAAGTCGTGACCGGGTCAGGATGTCGCGCATTCGCGTGATCTGCTGGCTTTATGCTTGATTGCCACCGGTTTTGCGCTTATTGCACCGCCAGCAATTCGTTTGGCCGGGGGCTGAACGGAGGGTTTGGCTTTTGCCGAATAGGGTTTTGACCCGGCCTCCCGTGTTCCCGCTCTTTGCAAGACTGCTTTGACGCCTTTCCGGCTTCAGAGGGGCTCCGCGCCGACGAAAGGCTGAGTGCAACTCGAAAGGAAGGCGCATCAATGGCCCTCTACGAACACATCTATCTGGCTCGCCAGGACGTTTCCCAGCAGCAGGTCGAAGAACTGACTA includes:
- a CDS encoding LptF/LptG family permease, coding for MAGLAEAACADGGSMNHIDRLVLGRLATRIGATVFIFYGLIALVESLDTWRFTYVSEQRGFAMALLMVAMSAVRWTIKTLPVTVLMGAILGLADLKAKHELTVIKASGISIWRVLRAPALVLIVISFFIGIGAETLSTQINRELAPTPPGQVAQLTPPGETWLEQEGDGGTHYVIMARSMSPGGTNLGDVTIFHLGESEVPRLEAPEAILENGHWRLSTASARSPDGPARTLRDVEIPTSSTAAEIRLKLASTEDMTFFEIATLLQRGVSDPAIRSATTMRLVKLLALPLVLTGSLLIAFAFTAGFSRNKQLGASVLYGITLGFVVFVITEMADRAGTTGVLDPVFAAVGPAVVAIVIGVTVLLHKEDGLI
- a CDS encoding MFS transporter; this encodes MEAAAPAIRRGTPQFLRANIAFFLAAFSVFASLYSVQPLLPMFAQYWVRDAGTASLALSATTATMAVALIPASMLADRLGRRRLIVGALLTTAALGMLLPFTQVWWQLITLRTLMGISLAGVPAVAMVYLSEEMDPDALGFSMGLYIGGTALGGMAGRVISGVLSDWLGWRLGTGILAALIVLAAIAVAVLLPQPRAFLRDPISLRELLRRCRATFQDAALPWLFASAFLLMGGFVTLYNYAGFRLALPPFLLSHSAIAAIFLVYLLGSASSTWAGGLSQRLGRRKVFWALVAVMGLGMAITAIPSTPVIILGLAIATIGFFAAHGIASAWVTRRAQTGRAQASAIYLVFYYLGASVLGTLGGYAWTAWGWAGVLSVCGGAAALALLVALRLVFVQPLPTPEASATAPPSP
- the rsmA gene encoding 16S rRNA (adenine(1518)-N(6)/adenine(1519)-N(6))-dimethyltransferase RsmA — encoded protein: MSQIDKLPPLREVIATHGLRAKKELGQNFLFDLNLTARIARVGGSLDGVRVIEVGPGPGGLTRALLAEGAREVIAIERDPRALPALAEIAEAYPGRLTVIAGDAMEMDYPLLADGPTRIIANLPYNIGTQLLTGWLTMEPWPPFFESLTLMFQREVAERIVAQPGDDAYGRLGVLAGWRTEARIAFNVGRQAFVPPPNVTSAVVHLVPKPVETDLPVKHVEQVTRAAFGQRRKMVRQSLKSLGVPVEGLLKAAGLEGDERAEELPIEAFLAMARALPGLR
- the gmk gene encoding guanylate kinase yields the protein MEFQRRGVMLVIASPSGAGKSSISRSLFGADPNIKLSVSVTTRARRTDEVHGKHYHFIDVPTFEKMRRDGELLESAEVHGNFYGTPRALVEEQLAAGNDILFDVDYQGTLQLYEKAREDMVTVFILPPSIKELRARLERRAQDSVGTIEKRLKNARIEMEHFREYDYVIVNEDLEQSVARMRSILSSARLERERQLNLESFVRDLQNQIGSA
- a CDS encoding peptidylprolyl isomerase is translated as MKFADLRRATGAILIGAVLAMSTAGAAMAATVVTVNGEPITDVQVDQRLRLFTMEGNQTGRAGAQKQLIDEAIQMQEAKRLGINVSNAQVDDALLQIARNMQLSRDKLLDLLQQGGINSTTLQDRLRAAIAWNGVAETAVMSQVQISELDLDQQAAAKVQDFQNFDYILKEVIFVGGGGRSAQANKYRASFAGCDSAVDLSLAYNDVAVVDVGRRHATQMPDALAKELAGLNVGGISKPRVVETGVSMLAVCEKVQAEDLTFVKGGLREEAGGAAYEEQAAAYLERLRAQAKIIYN
- the pdxA gene encoding 4-hydroxythreonine-4-phosphate dehydrogenase PdxA, with amino-acid sequence MVPLAVSMGEPAGIGPDLILQLYARRAELALPPFMVFGHAGFLSSRAKRLGLDLHFTDAVSDFAQAMPVRHIDGDVVDLPGEVHVPAGSVVIRAIEQAVAATLAGDCRAVVTAPIHKGALYETGFFYPGHTEFLAALCAEDGEEPLPVMMLAHEDLRTVPLTIHVPLKDVPALINRELILETLGVMARDLRARFGVAHPRIVVSGLNPHAGEGGAIGREDMEIIAPAIEAARAAGIDAVGPLPGDTLFYPPHWRQYDAVLAMYHDQALIPIKTVAFDAGVNVTLGLPIVRTSPDHGTAFGLAGTGKASAASMLAALRMADEMTTKP
- a CDS encoding LptF/LptG family permease, coding for MKKLTAYLARLFVTDAAILFGIVCFLLWLVNCLRQFEVVSVKGQGFATLAVQALYTMPPLALSFYYICIGIGMVRALTALQASHELHIIHTGKGLGGLWRAAAVTISASVLVVLLLAHWLDPWANRQLNQLNAQVAADLVSSSLKPGRFTQVTPGVVLLIGGREEGGVIDEFFADDRRDPETRRTYIADSARVMANGDDYLLQLSNGTLQYTELDGRFSEVRFASYDISVDSLSQSAAWFDPLAERDSFDLIAAGDWNSDVIKRLLDRSAEGLRVVGLCLLVLAIAGFPSGNRTRIKLPLEALVMIVSFGERGISAYSPLGTGTGAILLIVSAVAILTWRVWPRRPVPMVAA
- the mltG gene encoding endolytic transglycosylase MltG; translated protein: MNDRKVRRRRRSGNGLVDVLNAFLTLLVIGLVVVGGGAFFVASQYYGEGPNPEQRVFRVESGNGLSTIAQRLEEQGFVSNSLIFSQFGSRVEDSSVVKAGDFNIAANASMSDILKELTTGNPLRYAVTIPEGWTVWQAVDRINDDDQLTGSIDQLPQEGSILPGSYDYLPGDTRQSVLDKMQVAMTQALAEVWETREPDLPLDSPAELLILASIVEKETGVATERPQVAAVFVNRLREGMRLQSDPTIIYGITLGQSTLDRGIRRSEIEAQTPYNTYQIDRLPPTPIANPGIDALRAVANPDEHDYLYFVAKGATPREGHVFAETYADHQQNVARYREIAAEAAAQSEAEAETARQALEAQEAADAPQ